Proteins encoded by one window of Channa argus isolate prfri chromosome 13, Channa argus male v1.0, whole genome shotgun sequence:
- the LOC137139765 gene encoding syntaphilin isoform X2: MSLTPSRKPSSGQRRHQVKHTACSDNHGIRPPTPEQYLTPLQQKEVCIRHLRARLRENVERLQHRDCEIDELRNQLYRMQEDWIEEECHRVEAQLALKEARKEIQHLQEVVESVRSNLAVREQDPHDHKPYSGLQGARPGGRSRSCGCSPASTLSRSTTYHQMSTEALQLEHSSNAPEVSGASRATGQTHLLLDAALLSEQLPPQGHIRCPRSMPRSSTYERLCSGGAVLPISHSCHTLSSSCRCSGHTHLPHHHLFLHLPQEEALVTAESPAVPVTDPVPIPATAEKKKPEVRSQACSPTMTWLCEESGTEELSVISLAADPTPSEPQQFPSSLPIAFPSENSHSVEPLPHDKSSEETKMPTEPYTRQPHPMAPLPVRQEATVVEINDDNKDETEAANEDGYSPQRCHWSRYFLVDLLALTMPVVPTMAWLCRGAQQEVMPVYHIGSLLRGCCAVALHSLRRQGRGRGRRPTSMNGATPI; the protein is encoded by the exons ATGTCTCTCACGCCAAGCCGAAAGCCCTCCTCAGGTCAACGCAG GCACCAGGTAAAGCACACAGCCTGCAGCGACAACCATGGGATCAGGCCCCCCACCCCGGAGCAGTACCTTACACCATTGCAGCAGAAGGAGGTGTGTATACGGCATCTGCGAGCCAGGCTGAGGGAGAATGTGGAAAGACTACAACACAG GGACTGTGAAATAGATGAGTTGAGGAACCAACTGTACAGGATGCAAGAGGACTGGATCGAAGAAGAATGTCATCGTGTGGAGGCCCAGTTAGCTCTAAAAGAGGCCCGCAAGGAGATCCAGCACCTGCAGGAGGTGGTAGAATCAGTGCGGTCCAACCTTGCTGTCCGTGAACAAGACCCCCACGATCACAAGCCATACTCAGGATTGCAGGGAGCTCGACCGGGGGGGAGGTCACGCTCCTGTGGCTGTTCCCCAGCCAGCACTTTGAGTCGCAGCACCACCTACCACCAAATGAGCACTGAGGCTCTGCAGCTGGAGCATAGTTCCAATGCTCCTGAGGTAAGTGGAGCATCTCGTGCGACGGGACAAACGCATCTGCTCCTGGATGCAGCCCTCCTGTCAGAGCAGCTGCCGCCACAAGGTCACATCCGGTGCCCCCGATCCATGCCACGCTCTTCCACGTATGAGCGACTGTGCAGTGGAGGAGCTGTTTTGCCAATCTCACATTCCTGCCACACTCTCAGTAGCAGCTGCAGGTGCAGTGGACACACCCAcctcccccaccaccacctgtTCCTCCACTTACCTCAGGAGGAGGCTCTGGTAACAGCAGAGTCTCCTGCCGTCCCTGTCACAGATCCTGTCCCCATTCCTGCCACtgcagaaaagaagaagccagaAGTCCGCTCCCAGGCCTGCAGCCCGACCATGACTTGGCTGTGTGAGGAAAGCGGCACCGAAGAGCTGAGTGTCATTTCTTTAGCAGCAGACCCCACCCCCTCAGAACCACAGCAGTTTCCGTCGTCTTTACCTATTGCTTTTCCCTCTGAGAATTCACACAGTGTAGAACCATTGCCACACGACAAATCCTCTGAGGAAACAAAGATGCCGACTGAGCCCTACACCCGACAGCCCCACCCTATGGCTCCACTTCCAGTGAGGCAGGAAGCTACAGTAGTTGAGATAAATGACGACAATAAGGATGAAACTGAAGCAGCAAATGAAGATGGGTATTCCCCGCAGCGCTGCCACTGGAGCAGGTACTTCCTAGTAGATCTTTTGGCTTTGACAATGCCGGTGGTCCCAACCATGGCCTGGCTGTGTCGAGGGGCACAACAGGAAGTCATGCCAGTGTACCATATTGGGTCCCTACTGAGAGGTTGCTGTGCTGTGGCCCTCCACTCGCTTCGCCGCCAGGGAAGAGGCAGGGGGCGGAGGCCTACCAGCATGAATGGAGCGACACCTATTTGA
- the LOC137139765 gene encoding syntaphilin isoform X1 yields MSLTPSRKPSSGQRRRSVGTSGGSGRVSHSDASSIHTYPGRVRATEGSPTARTYPSTPRHQVKHTACSDNHGIRPPTPEQYLTPLQQKEVCIRHLRARLRENVERLQHRDCEIDELRNQLYRMQEDWIEEECHRVEAQLALKEARKEIQHLQEVVESVRSNLAVREQDPHDHKPYSGLQGARPGGRSRSCGCSPASTLSRSTTYHQMSTEALQLEHSSNAPEVSGASRATGQTHLLLDAALLSEQLPPQGHIRCPRSMPRSSTYERLCSGGAVLPISHSCHTLSSSCRCSGHTHLPHHHLFLHLPQEEALVTAESPAVPVTDPVPIPATAEKKKPEVRSQACSPTMTWLCEESGTEELSVISLAADPTPSEPQQFPSSLPIAFPSENSHSVEPLPHDKSSEETKMPTEPYTRQPHPMAPLPVRQEATVVEINDDNKDETEAANEDGYSPQRCHWSRYFLVDLLALTMPVVPTMAWLCRGAQQEVMPVYHIGSLLRGCCAVALHSLRRQGRGRGRRPTSMNGATPI; encoded by the exons ATGTCTCTCACGCCAAGCCGAAAGCCCTCCTCAGGTCAACGCAG GCGCTCTGTGGGTACCAGTGGCGGTAGCGGCCGGGTCTCCCACAGTGATGCATCCAGTATACACACTTACCCTGGTCGGGTTAGGGCAACAGAGGGCAGCCCCACAGCCCGGACATACCCTAGTACACCAAG GCACCAGGTAAAGCACACAGCCTGCAGCGACAACCATGGGATCAGGCCCCCCACCCCGGAGCAGTACCTTACACCATTGCAGCAGAAGGAGGTGTGTATACGGCATCTGCGAGCCAGGCTGAGGGAGAATGTGGAAAGACTACAACACAG GGACTGTGAAATAGATGAGTTGAGGAACCAACTGTACAGGATGCAAGAGGACTGGATCGAAGAAGAATGTCATCGTGTGGAGGCCCAGTTAGCTCTAAAAGAGGCCCGCAAGGAGATCCAGCACCTGCAGGAGGTGGTAGAATCAGTGCGGTCCAACCTTGCTGTCCGTGAACAAGACCCCCACGATCACAAGCCATACTCAGGATTGCAGGGAGCTCGACCGGGGGGGAGGTCACGCTCCTGTGGCTGTTCCCCAGCCAGCACTTTGAGTCGCAGCACCACCTACCACCAAATGAGCACTGAGGCTCTGCAGCTGGAGCATAGTTCCAATGCTCCTGAGGTAAGTGGAGCATCTCGTGCGACGGGACAAACGCATCTGCTCCTGGATGCAGCCCTCCTGTCAGAGCAGCTGCCGCCACAAGGTCACATCCGGTGCCCCCGATCCATGCCACGCTCTTCCACGTATGAGCGACTGTGCAGTGGAGGAGCTGTTTTGCCAATCTCACATTCCTGCCACACTCTCAGTAGCAGCTGCAGGTGCAGTGGACACACCCAcctcccccaccaccacctgtTCCTCCACTTACCTCAGGAGGAGGCTCTGGTAACAGCAGAGTCTCCTGCCGTCCCTGTCACAGATCCTGTCCCCATTCCTGCCACtgcagaaaagaagaagccagaAGTCCGCTCCCAGGCCTGCAGCCCGACCATGACTTGGCTGTGTGAGGAAAGCGGCACCGAAGAGCTGAGTGTCATTTCTTTAGCAGCAGACCCCACCCCCTCAGAACCACAGCAGTTTCCGTCGTCTTTACCTATTGCTTTTCCCTCTGAGAATTCACACAGTGTAGAACCATTGCCACACGACAAATCCTCTGAGGAAACAAAGATGCCGACTGAGCCCTACACCCGACAGCCCCACCCTATGGCTCCACTTCCAGTGAGGCAGGAAGCTACAGTAGTTGAGATAAATGACGACAATAAGGATGAAACTGAAGCAGCAAATGAAGATGGGTATTCCCCGCAGCGCTGCCACTGGAGCAGGTACTTCCTAGTAGATCTTTTGGCTTTGACAATGCCGGTGGTCCCAACCATGGCCTGGCTGTGTCGAGGGGCACAACAGGAAGTCATGCCAGTGTACCATATTGGGTCCCTACTGAGAGGTTGCTGTGCTGTGGCCCTCCACTCGCTTCGCCGCCAGGGAAGAGGCAGGGGGCGGAGGCCTACCAGCATGAATGGAGCGACACCTATTTGA
- the LOC137139765 gene encoding syntaphilin isoform X3: MHNFHLPKWHQVKHTACSDNHGIRPPTPEQYLTPLQQKEVCIRHLRARLRENVERLQHRDCEIDELRNQLYRMQEDWIEEECHRVEAQLALKEARKEIQHLQEVVESVRSNLAVREQDPHDHKPYSGLQGARPGGRSRSCGCSPASTLSRSTTYHQMSTEALQLEHSSNAPEVSGASRATGQTHLLLDAALLSEQLPPQGHIRCPRSMPRSSTYERLCSGGAVLPISHSCHTLSSSCRCSGHTHLPHHHLFLHLPQEEALVTAESPAVPVTDPVPIPATAEKKKPEVRSQACSPTMTWLCEESGTEELSVISLAADPTPSEPQQFPSSLPIAFPSENSHSVEPLPHDKSSEETKMPTEPYTRQPHPMAPLPVRQEATVVEINDDNKDETEAANEDGYSPQRCHWSRYFLVDLLALTMPVVPTMAWLCRGAQQEVMPVYHIGSLLRGCCAVALHSLRRQGRGRGRRPTSMNGATPI, translated from the exons ATGCACAACTTCCACCTGCCGAAATG GCACCAGGTAAAGCACACAGCCTGCAGCGACAACCATGGGATCAGGCCCCCCACCCCGGAGCAGTACCTTACACCATTGCAGCAGAAGGAGGTGTGTATACGGCATCTGCGAGCCAGGCTGAGGGAGAATGTGGAAAGACTACAACACAG GGACTGTGAAATAGATGAGTTGAGGAACCAACTGTACAGGATGCAAGAGGACTGGATCGAAGAAGAATGTCATCGTGTGGAGGCCCAGTTAGCTCTAAAAGAGGCCCGCAAGGAGATCCAGCACCTGCAGGAGGTGGTAGAATCAGTGCGGTCCAACCTTGCTGTCCGTGAACAAGACCCCCACGATCACAAGCCATACTCAGGATTGCAGGGAGCTCGACCGGGGGGGAGGTCACGCTCCTGTGGCTGTTCCCCAGCCAGCACTTTGAGTCGCAGCACCACCTACCACCAAATGAGCACTGAGGCTCTGCAGCTGGAGCATAGTTCCAATGCTCCTGAGGTAAGTGGAGCATCTCGTGCGACGGGACAAACGCATCTGCTCCTGGATGCAGCCCTCCTGTCAGAGCAGCTGCCGCCACAAGGTCACATCCGGTGCCCCCGATCCATGCCACGCTCTTCCACGTATGAGCGACTGTGCAGTGGAGGAGCTGTTTTGCCAATCTCACATTCCTGCCACACTCTCAGTAGCAGCTGCAGGTGCAGTGGACACACCCAcctcccccaccaccacctgtTCCTCCACTTACCTCAGGAGGAGGCTCTGGTAACAGCAGAGTCTCCTGCCGTCCCTGTCACAGATCCTGTCCCCATTCCTGCCACtgcagaaaagaagaagccagaAGTCCGCTCCCAGGCCTGCAGCCCGACCATGACTTGGCTGTGTGAGGAAAGCGGCACCGAAGAGCTGAGTGTCATTTCTTTAGCAGCAGACCCCACCCCCTCAGAACCACAGCAGTTTCCGTCGTCTTTACCTATTGCTTTTCCCTCTGAGAATTCACACAGTGTAGAACCATTGCCACACGACAAATCCTCTGAGGAAACAAAGATGCCGACTGAGCCCTACACCCGACAGCCCCACCCTATGGCTCCACTTCCAGTGAGGCAGGAAGCTACAGTAGTTGAGATAAATGACGACAATAAGGATGAAACTGAAGCAGCAAATGAAGATGGGTATTCCCCGCAGCGCTGCCACTGGAGCAGGTACTTCCTAGTAGATCTTTTGGCTTTGACAATGCCGGTGGTCCCAACCATGGCCTGGCTGTGTCGAGGGGCACAACAGGAAGTCATGCCAGTGTACCATATTGGGTCCCTACTGAGAGGTTGCTGTGCTGTGGCCCTCCACTCGCTTCGCCGCCAGGGAAGAGGCAGGGGGCGGAGGCCTACCAGCATGAATGGAGCGACACCTATTTGA